From the Methylobacterium currus genome, one window contains:
- a CDS encoding tetratricopeptide repeat protein, protein MPATVETRPVRSYSLRRLAVAGVVALMASGCLSRESLKSLTTGSVDSFTTGSIDAGAPVDTARRDVARLAARYEKDPADVGTAMAYAQALRATDQGAQAAAVLQQTALRNPKNPAVLAAYGKSLAEVGRFGEAAEVLRNAHSPANPDWRVLSAQGAVADQMGDHVQAQRYYEAALKIVPGEPAVLSNLGLSYALAKRLPEAESTLRQASADPRADGRVRQNLALVLGLQGRFGEAEQVLTRDLGPAQAAQNVAALRGFVSQPNAWKAIRSAEKAKAPHVAAASAM, encoded by the coding sequence ATGCCCGCGACCGTCGAGACCCGCCCCGTCCGCTCGTACTCCCTGCGGCGGCTCGCCGTCGCCGGCGTCGTGGCCCTGATGGCGTCGGGTTGCCTGTCGCGCGAGTCGCTCAAGTCCCTCACCACGGGCTCGGTCGATTCCTTCACCACCGGCTCGATCGACGCCGGCGCCCCGGTGGACACCGCCCGGCGCGACGTCGCGCGCCTCGCGGCGCGCTACGAGAAGGATCCGGCCGATGTCGGCACCGCGATGGCCTATGCCCAGGCCCTGCGGGCGACCGACCAGGGCGCCCAGGCCGCGGCCGTGCTCCAGCAGACCGCCCTGCGCAACCCGAAGAACCCGGCGGTGCTCGCCGCCTACGGGAAGAGCCTGGCCGAGGTCGGCCGCTTCGGCGAGGCGGCGGAGGTGCTGCGCAACGCCCATTCCCCGGCCAATCCCGACTGGCGCGTGCTCTCCGCGCAAGGAGCGGTGGCCGACCAGATGGGCGACCATGTCCAGGCCCAGCGCTACTACGAGGCGGCCCTCAAGATCGTCCCCGGCGAGCCGGCGGTGCTGTCGAATCTCGGCCTGTCCTATGCGCTGGCCAAGCGCCTGCCCGAGGCGGAATCGACGTTGCGCCAGGCCAGCGCAGACCCGCGCGCCGACGGCCGGGTGCGCCAGAACCTCGCCCTGGTCCTCGGCCTGCAAGGGCGCTTCGGCGAGGCCGAGCAGGTGCTGACCCGCGACCTCGGCCCGGCCCAGGCGGCGCAGAACGTCGCGGCGCTGCGCGGCTTCGTGTCCCAGCCGAATGCCTGGAAGGCGATCAGGTCGGCCGAGAAGGCGAAGGCGCCGCATGTGGCTGCTGCGTCGGCCATGTGA
- a CDS encoding response regulator: protein MSAGGLRVLIVEDEAFIALELECLLEEAGYVPVGVATRSGEAIALARDLAPDIALVDIHLADGPTGVAVAQALSARPGLTVLFTTANAKRVPPDFAGAAGIIAKPYSERVIRAALAYVRGRYHGGVPAEAPDGVVLAPRLQT, encoded by the coding sequence TTGAGCGCGGGCGGCCTGCGGGTCCTGATCGTCGAGGACGAAGCCTTCATCGCCCTCGAGCTCGAATGCCTCCTGGAGGAAGCCGGCTACGTGCCCGTCGGGGTCGCGACCCGCTCGGGCGAGGCGATCGCCCTCGCCCGCGACCTCGCGCCCGACATCGCCCTCGTCGACATCCACCTCGCCGACGGCCCGACGGGGGTCGCGGTGGCGCAGGCCCTGAGCGCCCGGCCCGGCCTCACGGTGCTGTTCACCACCGCCAACGCCAAGCGCGTCCCGCCGGACTTCGCGGGGGCGGCCGGGATCATCGCCAAGCCCTATTCGGAGCGGGTGATCCGCGCAGCGCTCGCCTATGTGCGCGGGCGGTATCATGGCGGGGTGCCGGCGGAGGCGCCGGACGGGGTGGTGTTGGCGCCGCGGCTACAGACCTAA
- a CDS encoding S8 family serine peptidase, whose translation MTFDPSIKTAQAQALIENRIGIRTFDLREIGDTRLPGPGAAAPEGGAVIERFKVAIIQPQDAVGARIASLRAESGVETVRPEFYLFAISELERRYAAWVREGLSILANGFPEAAAPVAAAAEMAAAEAAAFADNDQLTWGLQAVGADRTPYTGKGIRVAVLDTGLDFDHLDFAGRAIVSQSFVRDGSVQDVQGHGTHTAGTLAGPASSKVGRRYGVAPDVDLHIGKVLDDRGAGAEFDVVEGMNWAIEKECAVISMSVGRPTRTNETFDPLYERAGRAALKKNCLIIAASGNESARDYGYIAPIGAPANSPSIMAVGAVDPKLKVAPFSCGGVNEDGKALDLVGPGMSVYSAFPEPRRSRTLQGTSMACPHVAGVAALFAESDLSLRGLRLRQALIAAAREIGQVRDYGHGLVQAPRGAGA comes from the coding sequence GTGACGTTCGATCCCAGTATCAAGACGGCGCAAGCACAGGCGCTCATCGAGAACCGAATCGGCATCCGCACATTCGACCTGCGCGAGATCGGGGATACGCGACTGCCTGGCCCAGGCGCGGCCGCTCCGGAGGGGGGTGCCGTCATCGAACGCTTCAAGGTCGCGATCATCCAACCCCAGGATGCCGTCGGCGCGCGCATCGCGAGCCTCCGGGCCGAGAGCGGCGTGGAGACGGTACGACCGGAATTCTACCTCTTCGCGATCAGCGAACTCGAGCGGCGCTACGCGGCGTGGGTTCGGGAAGGGCTCTCGATCCTGGCGAACGGCTTTCCCGAGGCGGCAGCGCCCGTGGCCGCGGCGGCCGAGATGGCGGCAGCCGAGGCGGCGGCCTTTGCCGACAACGACCAGCTCACCTGGGGTCTTCAGGCCGTCGGCGCCGATCGGACGCCCTATACCGGCAAGGGGATACGGGTGGCGGTCCTCGATACCGGTCTCGACTTCGATCACCTCGATTTCGCCGGGCGTGCGATCGTCAGCCAGAGCTTCGTGCGGGACGGCTCCGTGCAAGATGTCCAAGGGCACGGCACCCACACGGCCGGCACTCTCGCCGGGCCGGCCAGCTCGAAGGTCGGCCGGCGCTACGGCGTGGCCCCGGACGTCGACCTCCATATCGGCAAGGTCCTCGACGATCGCGGCGCCGGGGCCGAATTCGACGTCGTCGAGGGCATGAACTGGGCGATCGAAAAGGAATGCGCCGTCATCTCGATGTCCGTCGGCCGACCGACACGGACGAACGAGACCTTCGACCCCCTCTATGAGCGAGCCGGGCGTGCGGCACTCAAGAAGAACTGCCTGATCATTGCGGCCTCCGGTAACGAGAGCGCCCGCGACTACGGCTACATCGCCCCCATCGGCGCGCCGGCGAACTCCCCATCGATCATGGCGGTGGGCGCTGTCGACCCGAAGCTGAAGGTCGCTCCGTTCTCCTGCGGTGGGGTGAACGAGGACGGAAAAGCGCTCGACCTCGTTGGGCCGGGCATGTCGGTCTACTCGGCCTTCCCCGAGCCCCGGCGGTCGCGCACCCTCCAGGGTACCAGCATGGCCTGCCCGCACGTCGCCGGCGTGGCTGCGCTGTTTGCCGAGTCTGACCTGTCCCTGCGGGGGCTCCGCCTGCGGCAAGCGCTGATCGCCGCCGCACGCGAGATCGGCCAGGTGCGTGACTATGGCCACGGCCTCGTCCAGGCTCCCCGAGGGGCCGGCGCCTGA
- a CDS encoding AmpG family muropeptide MFS transporter — MTKTAGKEGTGWLARTRATLRDVVADRRMAMMLVLGFGAGLPILLVFATLSAWLRSAGIERSSIGLLSYVSLAYTLKFLWAPVIDRVDLPVLSRWLGRRRAWMLLSQAAVAAGLVAMSRGDPAGSLGYTVVCALVIAFASATQDIVVDGWRIDSAPTERQGMMLASYQLGYSLARICAGAGALFVADAFGWAPAYGSMALLMLVAVAGTLAAPKVQARDPGPRRGWRHALREAVVDPFADLVARKGSGLVLILALITVYRLPDIVSGIMANPLYIDMKFSLSEIATVSKVYGVWVGIAGAFAGGIAVSRLGLYPALLIGGIAASASNLMFAWLALAGHDLPLLVASISIDNFAGAFAGTALIAYMSSLTSPAFAATQYALLSSLYALPGKFVGGLSGFAVESLGYPAFFVMTSAVGIPVTLLCLGLRMLPGETEPAPPEELPARA; from the coding sequence ATGACGAAGACGGCCGGGAAAGAGGGCACGGGCTGGCTCGCCCGCACCCGCGCCACCCTGCGGGACGTGGTGGCGGACCGGCGGATGGCCATGATGCTGGTGCTCGGCTTCGGCGCCGGGCTGCCGATCCTGCTCGTCTTCGCTACCCTGTCGGCCTGGCTGCGCAGCGCCGGCATCGAGCGGTCGAGCATCGGGCTCCTGAGCTACGTCTCGCTCGCCTACACGCTGAAGTTCCTCTGGGCGCCCGTGATCGACCGGGTCGACCTGCCGGTCCTGTCGCGGTGGCTCGGCCGGCGCCGGGCCTGGATGCTGCTGTCGCAAGCCGCCGTGGCGGCGGGCCTCGTGGCGATGAGCCGGGGCGATCCGGCGGGCTCGCTCGGCTACACGGTGGTCTGTGCGCTGGTCATCGCCTTCGCGTCGGCGACCCAGGACATCGTGGTCGACGGCTGGCGCATCGATTCCGCGCCGACCGAGCGGCAAGGCATGATGCTGGCCTCCTACCAGCTCGGCTACAGCCTCGCGCGGATCTGCGCCGGCGCGGGCGCGCTGTTCGTCGCCGACGCCTTCGGCTGGGCGCCGGCCTATGGCAGCATGGCGCTGCTGATGCTCGTCGCCGTCGCCGGCACGCTGGCGGCGCCGAAGGTGCAGGCCCGCGATCCGGGGCCGCGGCGCGGCTGGCGGCACGCGCTCCGCGAGGCCGTGGTCGATCCCTTCGCGGATCTCGTCGCCCGCAAGGGCTCGGGGCTGGTGCTGATCCTCGCGCTCATCACGGTCTACCGCCTGCCCGACATCGTGTCCGGCATCATGGCGAACCCGCTCTACATCGACATGAAGTTCTCCCTCTCGGAGATCGCCACGGTCTCGAAGGTCTACGGCGTCTGGGTCGGCATCGCCGGGGCCTTCGCGGGCGGCATCGCGGTAAGCCGGCTCGGCCTCTACCCGGCGCTCCTGATCGGCGGGATCGCGGCCTCGGCCTCGAACCTGATGTTCGCCTGGCTGGCGCTCGCCGGCCACGACCTGCCGCTGCTCGTCGCCAGCATCAGCATCGACAATTTCGCCGGCGCCTTCGCGGGCACGGCGCTGATCGCCTACATGTCGAGCCTGACCTCGCCGGCCTTCGCGGCGACGCAATACGCGCTGCTCTCCTCGCTCTACGCCCTGCCGGGCAAGTTCGTCGGCGGCCTCTCGGGCTTCGCCGTCGAGTCGCTCGGCTACCCGGCCTTCTTCGTCATGACCTCGGCCGTCGGCATCCCGGTGACCCTGCTCTGCCTTGGGCTCCGCATGCTGCCCGGCGAGACCGAGCCGGCGCCGCCCGAGGAACTGCCGGCCCGGGCCTGA
- a CDS encoding leucyl aminopeptidase family protein: MPRVTTLLPATEDAIPIRCVDAVGWPALQAELPPLAAAFATASGFEAKPGRTALLPGPDGALALVLYGVEAGGRADPFAVGRLPEALPEGTYRLENLPGDPALAALAWRLSGYRFGRYRERPSPGARLVAPEGVDAAEIDRIADAVAAGRDLVNTPANDLGPAEIEAASRALAERFGATCRVIAGEALEQGFPLIAAVGRASPRAPRLVDLTWGDTDAPRVTLVGKGVVFDTGGLDIKPSAAMLLMKKDMAGAAVALAAAEMVMGAGLPIRLRVLVPTVENAVAGEAFRPGDVLASRRGLTVEIGNTDAEGRLILADALALADEEAPELVFDFATLTGAARVALGPDLPALFTEDDALAADLTATGLSVNDPVWRMPLWAPYAALLDSKIADLNNVSGGPFAGAVTAALFLRRFAPAAKAHVHLDLYGWNPSTKPGRPEGGEVQTARLVYALLKSRYAARG; the protein is encoded by the coding sequence ATGCCCCGCGTGACCACGCTCCTGCCCGCGACCGAGGACGCCATCCCGATCCGCTGCGTCGACGCCGTCGGCTGGCCGGCGCTGCAGGCGGAGCTGCCGCCCCTCGCGGCGGCCTTCGCGACGGCGTCCGGGTTCGAGGCGAAGCCCGGCCGGACTGCCCTGCTGCCGGGGCCAGACGGGGCGCTGGCCCTCGTACTGTACGGGGTCGAGGCCGGCGGCCGGGCCGATCCGTTCGCGGTCGGGCGCCTGCCCGAGGCCCTGCCCGAGGGGACGTACCGCCTCGAAAACCTGCCCGGCGATCCCGCCCTCGCGGCGCTCGCCTGGCGGCTCTCCGGCTACCGTTTCGGGCGCTACCGCGAGCGGCCGTCACCGGGGGCCCGTCTCGTCGCGCCCGAAGGCGTCGATGCCGCCGAGATCGACCGCATCGCCGATGCCGTGGCGGCGGGCCGCGACCTCGTCAACACGCCGGCGAACGATCTCGGACCGGCGGAGATCGAGGCGGCGTCCCGGGCGCTAGCCGAACGGTTCGGCGCCACCTGCCGGGTGATCGCCGGCGAGGCGCTGGAACAGGGCTTCCCGCTCATCGCCGCGGTCGGCCGGGCTTCGCCGCGGGCGCCGCGCCTGGTCGACCTCACCTGGGGCGACACGGACGCGCCGCGCGTGACCCTCGTCGGCAAGGGCGTGGTGTTCGACACCGGCGGGCTCGACATCAAGCCCTCCGCCGCGATGCTTCTGATGAAGAAGGACATGGCCGGGGCCGCGGTGGCGCTCGCCGCCGCCGAGATGGTGATGGGGGCGGGTCTTCCCATCCGCCTGCGCGTGCTGGTCCCCACGGTCGAGAACGCGGTCGCCGGCGAGGCCTTCCGCCCCGGCGACGTGCTGGCGAGCCGGCGCGGCCTGACCGTCGAGATCGGCAACACCGACGCGGAAGGACGGCTGATCCTCGCCGACGCGCTGGCGCTCGCCGACGAGGAGGCGCCGGAGCTGGTCTTCGACTTCGCGACGCTCACGGGTGCGGCCCGGGTGGCGCTCGGCCCCGACCTGCCGGCCCTGTTCACCGAGGACGACGCGCTGGCGGCGGACCTGACCGCGACGGGCCTCTCCGTCAACGACCCGGTGTGGCGGATGCCGCTCTGGGCGCCCTACGCCGCCCTTCTCGATTCGAAGATCGCCGACCTCAACAACGTCTCGGGCGGCCCCTTCGCCGGGGCGGTGACGGCGGCCCTGTTCCTGCGCCGCTTCGCGCCGGCGGCCAAGGCCCATGTCCATCTCGACCTCTACGGCTGGAACCCGAGCACGAAGCCCGGCCGGCCGGAGGGCGGCGAGGTGCAGACCGCGCGCCTCGTCTACGCCCTGCTCAAGAGCCGCTACGCTGCGCGCGGGTAG
- a CDS encoding PAS domain-containing protein produces the protein MAAFRASATPMVMTDPALPDNPIVFTNDAFCQLTGYAAEEVLGRNCRFLQGPDTDPREIARVRDAVVRGEPLRVDLLNYRKDGRPFWNDMTLTPVRDEAGTVRSFFAVLTDVTRTRQAERTLVREKDGLAQDLEARNRALQAALDQQTALLHEVDHRVKNNLQVISSLVLLKARRTRDPACRDVLRSMADRIGALATAHRLLYAVSDVARFDLRDFATDFAADLEAGLDPDRIALSVDVEAVAVPASMAAPLALLVHELAVNAVRHGFPGERRGQVGITARAEGEHLILDIRDDGVGMPEQSDNPEGFGRDLVGMLVRQLRGSLAVEALNPGTRAYVVLPLGIGQSRPGHPGTGH, from the coding sequence CTGGCCGCCTTCCGCGCCAGCGCGACGCCGATGGTGATGACCGACCCTGCCCTGCCCGACAACCCGATCGTGTTCACCAACGACGCCTTCTGCCAGCTCACCGGCTACGCGGCGGAGGAAGTGCTGGGCCGCAATTGCCGCTTCCTGCAGGGACCCGACACCGATCCCCGCGAGATCGCCCGGGTGCGGGATGCGGTGGTCCGGGGCGAGCCGTTGCGGGTCGACCTCCTGAACTATCGCAAGGACGGGCGCCCGTTCTGGAACGACATGACGCTCACCCCGGTGCGGGACGAGGCCGGCACGGTGCGCTCCTTCTTCGCGGTCCTCACCGACGTCACCCGGACGCGCCAGGCCGAGCGGACGCTCGTGCGGGAGAAGGACGGCCTCGCCCAGGATCTCGAGGCGCGCAACCGGGCGCTCCAGGCCGCCCTCGACCAGCAGACCGCCCTGCTGCACGAGGTCGACCACCGGGTGAAGAACAACCTCCAGGTCATCTCCTCCCTGGTGCTGCTCAAGGCGCGGCGCACCCGCGATCCCGCCTGCCGCGACGTGTTGCGCAGCATGGCCGACCGGATCGGCGCGCTCGCCACCGCCCACCGTCTGCTCTACGCGGTGAGCGACGTCGCCCGGTTCGACCTGCGCGACTTCGCGACCGATTTCGCGGCCGACCTCGAAGCCGGACTCGACCCGGACCGGATCGCGCTCTCGGTCGATGTCGAGGCGGTCGCCGTGCCGGCCTCGATGGCCGCGCCTCTGGCGCTCCTCGTGCACGAACTCGCCGTCAACGCGGTCCGGCACGGCTTCCCGGGCGAGCGGCGCGGCCAGGTCGGGATCACGGCGAGGGCCGAGGGCGAGCACCTGATCCTCGACATCCGCGACGACGGCGTCGGGATGCCCGAGCAGTCCGACAACCCCGAGGGCTTCGGCCGCGACCTCGTCGGCATGCTGGTGCGCCAGCTGCGCGGCAGCCTCGCCGTCGAGGCGCTGAATCCCGGCACCCGCGCCTATGTCGTCCTGCCGCTCGGGATCGGACAGTCGAGACCCGGTCATCCGGGAACCGGCCATTGA
- the mutS gene encoding DNA mismatch repair protein MutS, translated as MMAQYIEIKAANPDSLLFYRMGDFYELFFGDAEIASRALGIVLTRRGKHGGADIPMCGVPVERSDDYLQRLIGLGHRVAVCEQTEDPAEAKKRGAKSVVRREVVRLVTPGTITEDRLLDPGRANVLLALARRRASDAAWAYGLAAVDISTGRFSLGEVEGAGLAAEIARLDPREIVMAESIHQDPDLARLWRDTRAAVTPVGRGDVDPASAERALKEQFGVQTLDGFGAFSRVEVAAAGAVLHYIARTQLGAKVTLSPPTRQAAGASLMIDAATRANLELTRTLSGERAGSLLAAIDRTVGGAGARLLAERLAGPSTDLALIRRRHDAVEFLVGEGPLRAELRAELARAPDMARALTRIGLGRAGPRDLAALRDGLLAARGIATALAGAGALPGEIGKAARILAGLDEGLADELAGALADDLPLQRRDGGFVREGYRAELDESRTLQRDSRQVVAGLQARYAAETGCRTLRIKHNNLLGYYIEVPQAFGETLLKDPWRATFVHRQTMVDAMRFTSVELGELETKIANAAGRGLALELEIFETLSKAVMAESDSIVAAASALAALDVAASHAELAVELNWTRPIVDDSLAFRIEGGRHPVVEAALTKAGEAFIANACDLSGTQAGQILLVTGPNMGGKSTFLRQNALIAVLAQMGAYVPAASAHLGLVDRLFSRVGAADDLARGHSTFMVEMVETAAILNQATRRSLVVLDEIGRGTATFDGLSIAWACLEHLHGANGCRALFATHFHELTGLAQGLDRLSNATLKVTEWKGDVVFLHEVVPGAADRSYGLQVARLAGLPAPVIARAKALLAELERGEGGSGRRKIPAELPLFSAMPAAPPPTPVVEKPDPVGLLLDGIDPDALSPRDALDALYRLKAARAER; from the coding sequence ATGATGGCGCAGTACATCGAGATCAAGGCGGCGAATCCCGATTCTCTCCTGTTCTACCGCATGGGGGACTTCTACGAGCTGTTCTTCGGGGATGCCGAGATCGCCTCGCGGGCGTTGGGCATCGTGCTCACCCGTCGGGGCAAGCATGGCGGCGCCGACATCCCGATGTGCGGCGTGCCGGTGGAGCGCTCCGACGACTACCTCCAGCGGCTGATCGGGCTCGGCCACCGGGTCGCGGTCTGCGAGCAGACCGAGGACCCGGCCGAGGCCAAGAAGCGCGGCGCGAAATCGGTGGTGCGGCGCGAGGTGGTGCGCCTCGTCACCCCGGGCACCATCACGGAAGACCGCCTGCTGGACCCCGGCCGGGCCAACGTGCTCCTGGCGCTCGCCCGCCGGCGCGCCTCGGACGCGGCCTGGGCCTACGGGCTTGCCGCCGTCGACATCTCGACCGGGCGGTTCTCTCTCGGCGAGGTCGAGGGGGCGGGGCTCGCCGCCGAGATCGCCCGGCTCGATCCGCGCGAGATCGTGATGGCGGAGTCCATTCACCAGGATCCCGACCTCGCCCGCCTCTGGCGCGACACGAGGGCCGCCGTCACGCCGGTCGGCCGCGGCGACGTCGATCCGGCTTCCGCCGAGCGCGCGCTCAAGGAGCAGTTCGGCGTCCAGACCCTCGACGGATTCGGCGCCTTCAGCCGGGTCGAGGTCGCGGCTGCCGGCGCGGTCCTGCATTACATCGCCCGCACCCAGCTCGGCGCCAAGGTCACCTTGAGCCCGCCGACCCGCCAGGCGGCCGGCGCGAGCCTGATGATCGACGCGGCGACGCGGGCGAATCTCGAGCTCACCCGCACCCTTTCGGGCGAGCGGGCGGGCAGCCTGCTCGCCGCCATCGATCGCACGGTGGGCGGGGCCGGGGCGCGCCTCCTGGCCGAGCGGCTGGCCGGCCCCTCGACCGACCTCGCGCTGATCCGGCGCCGCCACGACGCGGTCGAGTTTCTGGTGGGCGAGGGGCCGCTGCGGGCGGAGTTGCGGGCCGAACTTGCCCGCGCGCCCGACATGGCCCGGGCGCTGACCCGGATCGGCCTCGGCCGGGCCGGGCCCCGCGACCTCGCGGCGTTGCGCGACGGGCTGCTCGCGGCCCGCGGCATCGCAACCGCGCTTGCCGGGGCTGGTGCGCTGCCGGGCGAGATCGGCAAGGCCGCCCGCATCCTGGCCGGGCTCGACGAGGGGCTCGCCGACGAGCTGGCCGGCGCGCTCGCCGACGACCTTCCCTTGCAGCGCCGCGACGGCGGCTTCGTGCGCGAGGGCTATCGGGCCGAACTCGACGAATCCCGCACGCTCCAGCGCGATTCGCGCCAGGTCGTGGCCGGGCTCCAGGCCCGCTACGCCGCCGAGACCGGCTGCCGGACGCTCAGGATCAAGCACAACAACCTGCTCGGCTACTACATCGAGGTGCCGCAGGCCTTCGGCGAGACCCTGCTGAAGGATCCCTGGCGCGCCACCTTCGTCCACCGCCAGACCATGGTGGACGCGATGCGCTTCACCAGCGTCGAACTGGGCGAGCTGGAAACCAAGATCGCCAACGCTGCCGGACGCGGACTGGCCCTCGAACTCGAGATCTTCGAGACCCTGTCCAAGGCCGTGATGGCGGAATCCGACTCGATCGTGGCGGCGGCGAGCGCGCTCGCGGCGCTCGACGTCGCGGCATCGCACGCGGAACTCGCCGTCGAATTGAACTGGACCCGTCCGATCGTCGACGACAGCCTCGCCTTCCGGATCGAGGGCGGGCGCCACCCGGTCGTCGAGGCGGCCCTGACCAAGGCCGGCGAAGCCTTCATCGCCAATGCCTGCGACCTCTCTGGGACACAGGCGGGTCAGATCCTCCTCGTCACCGGCCCGAACATGGGCGGCAAGTCGACCTTCCTGCGCCAGAATGCGCTGATCGCGGTGCTCGCCCAGATGGGCGCCTACGTGCCCGCCGCGTCGGCCCATCTCGGCCTCGTCGACCGGCTGTTCTCCCGCGTCGGCGCCGCCGACGACCTGGCGCGCGGCCACTCGACCTTCATGGTCGAGATGGTCGAGACCGCCGCGATCCTGAACCAGGCGACGCGCCGCTCCCTGGTGGTGCTCGACGAGATCGGCCGCGGCACCGCCACCTTCGACGGGCTGTCGATCGCCTGGGCCTGCCTGGAGCACCTGCACGGCGCCAATGGCTGCCGGGCCCTGTTCGCCACCCACTTCCACGAGCTGACCGGTCTCGCCCAGGGCCTCGACCGGCTCTCCAACGCCACCCTCAAGGTGACGGAATGGAAGGGCGACGTCGTCTTCCTGCACGAGGTGGTGCCGGGCGCCGCCGACCGCTCCTACGGCCTCCAGGTCGCCCGCCTCGCCGGCCTGCCGGCCCCGGTGATCGCCCGCGCCAAGGCGCTGCTCGCCGAACTGGAGCGCGGGGAGGGCGGTTCCGGTCGGCGCAAGATCCCCGCCGAATTGCCGCTGTTTTCCGCGATGCCGGCCGCCCCGCCGCCGACGCCGGTGGTGGAGAAACCCGACCCGGTCGGCCTGCTGCTCGACGGCATCGATCCGGATGCGTTGAGTCCGCGGGATGCGCTGGACGCGCTCTACCGGCTTAAGGCGGCGCGGGCTGAGAGATAG